One window of the Zea mays cultivar B73 chromosome 3, Zm-B73-REFERENCE-NAM-5.0, whole genome shotgun sequence genome contains the following:
- the LOC542715 gene encoding thiamine thiazole synthase 2, chloroplastic precursor has translation MATTAASSLLKSSFAGSRLPSATRTTTPSSVAVATPRAGGGPIRASISSSPTPPYDLTSFRFSPIKESIVSREMTRRYMTDMITHADTDVVIVGAGSAGLSCAYELSKDPTVSVAIVEQSVSPGGGAWLGGQLFSAMVVRRPAHLFLDELGVGYDEAEDYVVVKHAALFTSTVMSRLLARPNVKLFNAVAVEDLIVRRGRVGGVVTNWALVSMNHDTQSCMDPNVMEAKVVVSSCGHDGPFGATGVKRLQDIGMISAVPGMKALDMNAAEDEIVRLTREVVPGMIVTGMEVAEIDGAPRMGPTFGAMMISGQKAAHLALKALGRPNAVDGTIPEVSPALREEFVIASKDDEVVDA, from the exons ATGGCCACCACCGCCGCGTCCAGCCTCCTCAAGTCCTCCTTCGCGGGCTCCCGGCTCCCTTCGGCCACGCGCACCACCACCCCGTCGTCCGTGGCCGTGGCCACCCCGCGCGCCGGCGGCGGCCCCATCCGCGCGTCCATCTCCTCCTCCCCCACCCCGCCCTACGACCTGACGTCCTTCCGGTTCAGCCCCATCAAGGAGTCCATCGTGTCCCGCGAGATGACCCGGCGCTACATGACGGACATGATCACCCACGCCGACACCGACGTGGTGATCGTGGGCGCCGGGTCCGCGGGCCTGTCCTGCGCGTACGAGCTGTCCAAGGACCCCACCGTGAGCGTGGCCATCGTGGAGCAGTCCGTGTCCCCGGGCGGCGGCGCGTGGCTGGGCGGGCAGCTGTTCTCGGCCATGGTGGTGCGCAGGCCGGCGCACCTGTTCCTGGACGAGCTGGGCGTGGGCTACGACGAGGCCGAGGACTACGTGGTGGTCAAGCACGCGGCGCTGTTCACGTCCACCGTGATGAGCCGGCTCCTGGCGCGGCCCAACGTGAAGCTGTTCAACGCCGTGGCGGTGGAGGACCTGATCGTGCGGCGGGGGCGCGTCGGCGGCGTGGTCACCAACTGGGCGCTCGTGTCCATGAACCACGACACGCAGTCGTGCATGGACCCCAAcgtgatggaggccaaggtggtgGTCAGCTCCTGCGGCCACGACGGGCCCTTCGGCGCCACCGGCGTCAAGAGGCTCCAGGACATCGGCATGATCAGCGCCGTGCCCGGGATGAAGGCGCTCGACATGAACGCCGCCGAGGACGAGATCGTGCGCCTCACGCGCGAGGTCGTGCCCGGCATGATCGTCACCGGGATGGAGGTCGCCGAGATCGACGGCGCCCCGAGGATG GGCCCGACGTTCGGCGCCATGATGATCTCCGGCCAGAAGGCGGCGCACCTGGCGCTGAAGGCACTGGGCAGGCCCAACGCCGTGGACGGGACCATCCCCGAGGTGTCGCCGGCGCTGCGCGAGGAGTTCGTGATTGCGTCCAAGGACGACGAGGTCGTGGACGCCTGA